A window of Rhodothermales bacterium contains these coding sequences:
- a CDS encoding glycosyltransferase family 4 protein: MTRRTPHILMLLDQDFPPDLRVENEARTLAAAGYEVTVLSMAPDTRPAEDTLGPVRIVRARIPGQLRNKMRGLAGTVPLLHLFVHLQVKRIHRNHPVTVLHAHDLYLFGPALWSGRRLGLKVVGDMHENWVDALRSYAWSTRAPGKWVVRPGRWQVLEDRWSRAVDHLVVVIEEMAERLQDRGVPADHMTVVPNTIRLDSFDSWPVGPVPDIQGAGPVMLYTGGMDRHRGLEEVIDAMPQVLAAVPDARLVLVGDGATRLELADRCAALGLGDAVLFPGWQPQERVKSYMAVADIGLIPHVRSVHTDHTIPHKLFHYMHMRLPVVASDCRPLVRILEDSGAGVTYTSGQSTELADRLVSLLRDPGQRHRMGESGHSAVHARWNWDATSQDLVAAYGRLAPLTL; encoded by the coding sequence ATGACCCGTCGTACGCCGCATATCCTCATGCTCCTGGATCAGGACTTCCCACCCGATCTGCGGGTGGAGAATGAAGCCCGGACGCTGGCTGCGGCCGGATATGAGGTTACCGTCCTGTCCATGGCCCCCGATACCCGGCCGGCGGAGGACACCCTCGGTCCGGTCCGGATCGTACGCGCGCGCATCCCCGGGCAACTGCGCAACAAGATGCGTGGACTCGCCGGCACTGTCCCGTTGTTGCACCTGTTCGTCCACTTGCAGGTGAAGCGCATCCACCGTAACCATCCCGTCACGGTGCTCCATGCCCACGACCTGTACCTGTTCGGGCCGGCGCTCTGGAGCGGCCGTCGCCTGGGCCTGAAGGTGGTCGGCGACATGCACGAGAACTGGGTGGATGCCCTGCGTTCCTATGCGTGGAGCACGCGGGCACCCGGCAAGTGGGTGGTCCGGCCCGGGCGGTGGCAGGTGCTCGAAGACCGGTGGTCACGCGCCGTGGATCACCTGGTGGTCGTCATCGAGGAGATGGCAGAGCGCCTGCAGGACCGCGGCGTTCCGGCCGACCACATGACCGTGGTGCCGAACACGATCCGGCTCGACTCATTCGATTCCTGGCCTGTGGGACCCGTTCCGGATATCCAGGGCGCTGGCCCGGTCATGCTCTATACGGGAGGAATGGATCGGCATCGGGGCCTGGAAGAGGTGATCGATGCGATGCCGCAGGTGCTGGCGGCCGTCCCGGATGCGCGACTGGTCCTGGTGGGGGACGGCGCGACCCGTCTGGAACTCGCCGACCGATGCGCTGCGCTGGGGTTGGGCGACGCCGTGCTTTTTCCCGGTTGGCAGCCACAGGAGCGGGTGAAATCCTACATGGCGGTCGCAGACATCGGACTCATTCCGCATGTGCGGAGTGTTCATACGGACCATACCATACCCCATAAGTTGTTCCACTACATGCACATGCGGCTTCCGGTCGTGGCGTCCGATTGCCGTCCGCTCGTTCGTATCCTGGAGGATTCAGGGGCCGGTGTGACCTATACGTCCGGGCAGTCGACCGAACTGGCGGATCGGTTGGTGTCGCTGTTGCGGGATCCCGGTCAGCGCCACAGGATGGGCGAGAGCGGTCATTCGGCCGTGCACGCACGGTGGAACTGGGATGCGACATCACAGGACCTCGTCGCTGCCTATGGGCGGTTGGCACCCCTGACCCTTTGA
- the wecB gene encoding UDP-N-acetylglucosamine 2-epimerase (non-hydrolyzing) produces the protein MHLCSIVGARPQFVKAAVVSHALSEVGIRESLIHTGQHYDGDMSAVFFDELGIPAPERNLGIGSGSHADQTGRMMVALEQAFEALQPDRVLVYGDTNSTLAAALVAAKMHIPLDHVEAGLRSFNRLMPEEINRIVTDRLSDLLFCPTATAVAHLAAEGRTEGVHLTGDVMLDATLHFSERAAARHPLSSLTDVPAKGYSIATIHRAENTDHPERLRAIVRALGQLGEPVLLPLHPRTRGRLEGLDMPPSIRLLTPVPYLSMLTLVRNARRAFTDSGGLQKEAVWLGTPCITLRDETEWTETTAGGWNRIAGADEQAILDAARAEPTSTAPIFGTGALGDSASQAIAGLLLQTGT, from the coding sequence TGTCCGAAGTCGGTATCCGGGAGTCCCTCATCCACACCGGGCAGCACTATGACGGGGACATGAGCGCCGTGTTCTTTGACGAACTCGGCATCCCTGCCCCAGAGCGGAACCTGGGCATCGGCTCCGGTTCGCACGCCGATCAGACCGGCCGGATGATGGTGGCGCTGGAGCAGGCGTTCGAGGCGTTGCAACCGGATCGCGTGCTGGTCTACGGCGATACGAATTCAACACTGGCAGCGGCGCTGGTCGCGGCAAAGATGCACATTCCGCTGGATCATGTGGAAGCCGGTCTGCGCTCCTTCAACCGGCTCATGCCGGAGGAAATCAATCGCATTGTTACCGATCGGCTGAGCGACCTGCTGTTCTGCCCAACCGCAACAGCGGTGGCCCACCTGGCGGCCGAGGGGCGGACGGAGGGCGTGCATTTGACGGGCGACGTCATGCTGGACGCCACCCTCCATTTCTCGGAGCGTGCCGCGGCGCGGCATCCGCTGTCGTCCCTCACTGACGTCCCGGCCAAGGGGTATTCCATAGCGACCATCCATCGCGCGGAGAACACCGACCACCCCGAACGCCTGCGGGCCATTGTCCGGGCGCTGGGGCAGTTGGGTGAACCGGTGTTGTTGCCGCTCCATCCCCGGACGCGGGGGCGGCTCGAGGGCCTGGACATGCCGCCGTCCATCCGCCTGCTCACGCCCGTACCCTATCTCTCCATGTTGACCCTGGTGCGCAACGCACGTCGGGCTTTCACGGACTCCGGCGGCCTTCAGAAAGAAGCCGTCTGGCTCGGGACGCCGTGCATTACGCTGCGGGACGAGACGGAGTGGACAGAGACCACGGCCGGCGGGTGGAATCGCATTGCGGGCGCCGATGAGCAGGCCATCCTGGATGCAGCCCGGGCCGAGCCCACGTCGACGGCACCGATTTTCGGAACGGGCGCCCTGGGTGACAGCGCCAGCCAGGCAATTGCCGGGCTCCTCCTGCAGACCGGCACATGA